In Anaerolineales bacterium, the following proteins share a genomic window:
- a CDS encoding DHH family phosphoesterase: MANRIYVIGHVNPDTDSIASAMGYAWLLRERDNAEAVAARAGALNPQSAWLLKQLKLDPPVLLTDASPRFDSVMQRLDSIRPESQLGLAWTLASKTGGLAPVVNEDGKPYGLINGLSLFKYFTQTLGPRPGDTTVREMMSAQCKDAADTNVPKFPANGHIRDFLNRILRDETDEYWVVDESGLYLGVARQRDILNPPRLKIILVDHNEPRQAIAALEEAELLEILDHHRLGNPHTHTPIRFTVDIVGSTSTLVSEMTAEAGLSMPPNLAGALLAGLLSDTLILTSPTTTQRDKDAAQRLARWAFVGGSPLKGETIDSFGKALLSAGAGLSNRDPNEIVSTDIKQYEAGGFKFAIAQAEVTDLLQLAEHLAPLTKALDNIKDKLGLDFAMLLITDIVRGTSKLIVSSNAPPILNDLPYPPVTDGTRDAQGVVSRKKQLLPVVLGLLE, from the coding sequence CGTTAACCCGGATACCGACTCGATTGCCTCGGCGATGGGCTACGCGTGGTTGTTGCGTGAGCGCGACAACGCCGAAGCCGTCGCGGCGCGCGCGGGCGCGTTGAATCCACAATCCGCGTGGTTACTCAAACAACTCAAACTCGATCCGCCTGTCTTGCTCACCGACGCCTCGCCGCGCTTCGATTCGGTGATGCAACGACTCGATAGTATTCGCCCTGAATCGCAACTTGGACTCGCATGGACTCTCGCCAGCAAAACCGGCGGGCTCGCGCCCGTTGTAAATGAGGATGGAAAACCCTACGGGCTCATCAATGGCTTGAGCCTCTTTAAATATTTTACGCAAACGCTCGGACCTCGTCCCGGCGACACGACCGTGCGCGAGATGATGTCCGCTCAATGCAAAGACGCGGCGGACACAAACGTGCCGAAGTTCCCCGCCAACGGTCACATCCGTGATTTTCTTAATCGCATCTTGCGCGACGAAACCGATGAATACTGGGTCGTTGACGAGAGCGGCTTATATCTCGGCGTTGCGCGCCAGCGCGATATCCTCAACCCACCTCGCCTCAAAATCATCCTCGTCGATCACAACGAGCCGCGCCAAGCGATTGCCGCGCTAGAAGAGGCTGAGCTACTCGAAATTCTGGATCACCACCGCCTCGGCAATCCACACACCCACACGCCGATTCGATTCACAGTGGACATCGTCGGCTCAACTTCGACTCTTGTTTCTGAGATGACAGCGGAAGCCGGACTCTCCATGCCTCCCAACCTCGCCGGCGCTCTTCTCGCGGGACTTTTGTCTGACACGCTCATCTTGACCTCTCCCACCACGACACAGAGAGACAAAGACGCCGCCCAAAGGTTAGCGCGCTGGGCGTTCGTGGGCGGGAGTCCGCTCAAAGGCGAGACAATCGATTCGTTTGGCAAAGCCTTGCTTTCAGCAGGCGCGGGACTCTCCAACCGCGACCCGAACGAGATCGTCAGCACCGACATCAAACAATACGAAGCGGGCGGATTCAAATTCGCCATCGCCCAAGCCGAAGTGACAGACCTTCTGCAACTCGCCGAACACCTCGCGCCGCTCACCAAAGCGCTGGACAATATCAAAGATAAACTCGGACTCGATTTCGCCATGTTGCTCATCACCGACATCGTGCGCGGCACGAGCAAGCTCATCGTATCATCCAACGCCCCGCCGATTTTGAACGACCTCCCCTATCCTCCAGTCACTGACGGTACGCGCGACGCGCAAGGCGTGGTCTCGCGGAAGAAACAATTGTTGCCGGTTGTGTTGGGGTTGTTAGAGTAG